Proteins co-encoded in one Listeria ivanovii subsp. ivanovii genomic window:
- a CDS encoding GNAT family N-acetyltransferase, with the protein MEYKEGKNRIYAVNNEGTEVGEVTFVPTGENMFIIDHTGVDDAARGQGIAQELVKRAVEKAKTEGKKIIPLCPFAKSEFSKKPEYQAVQADK; encoded by the coding sequence ATGGAATATAAAGAAGGTAAAAATAGAATTTATGCGGTAAATAATGAAGGTACTGAGGTTGGGGAGGTAACATTTGTCCCGACTGGTGAAAATATGTTTATTATCGACCATACAGGTGTGGATGATGCAGCACGAGGCCAAGGGATTGCGCAAGAACTAGTAAAGCGTGCTGTAGAAAAAGCGAAAACAGAAGGAAAGAAAATTATTCCGCTTTGTCCATTTGCTAAATCCGAGTTTTCGAAAAAGCCGGAGTATCAGGCAGTGCAAGCAGATAAATAA